From Podospora bellae-mahoneyi strain CBS 112042 chromosome 3, whole genome shotgun sequence, the proteins below share one genomic window:
- the TRP3_1 gene encoding anthranilate synthase / indole-3-glycerol phosphate synthase (BUSCO:EOG09260XOG; COG:E; EggNog:ENOG503NUJ5) — protein MEGLKQTFARCKAQNRSALVTYVTAGFPNPAATPDVLLAMEKGGADVIELGVPFSDPIADGPTIQTANTIALQHGVTTEGVLDMVRVARKRGLKAPILLMGYYNPLLSYGEERLLKDCKEAGVNGFIIVDLPPEEAVSFRRLCTRGGLSYVPLIAPATSDARMRILCQLADSFIYVVSRQGVTGASGTLNAHLPELLARVKKYSGDKPAAVGFGVSTRDHFQSVSQLADGVVVGSQIVTTIMNAAENEINKAVQEYCGYLCGRTTSPEEEATREVGILEAINGAQETGDVSVDAVIKETDDLVAQLDMTNSDLPKRFGEFGGQYVPESLMDCLSELEDGFNKIKDDPAFWEEYRSYYPWMGRPGHLHLAERLTEHAGGANIWLKREDLNHTGSHKINNALGQLLLARRLGKTKIIAETGAGQHGVATATVCAKFGMECTVFMGAEDVRRQALNVFRMKLLGAKVVAVEAGSRTLRDAVNEALRSWVVNLEDTHYIIGSAIGPHPFPTIVRTFQSVIGRETKQQMLEKRGKLPDAVVACVGGGSNAVGMFYPFAEDKSVKMLGVEAGGDGVDTLRHSATLTAGSKGVLHGVRTYILQNEHGQIDETHSVSAGLDYPGVGPELSNWKDTDRAKFIACTDAQAFIGFRLMSQLEGIIPALESSHGIWGAIELAKTMKKGEDVVICLSGRGDKDVQSVADELPKIGPVIGWDLRF, from the exons ATGGAAGGCCTCAAGCAGACGTTTGCTCGCTGCAAGGCGCAGAACAGG TCTGCCCTTGTCACCTATGTCACGGCCGGTTTCCCCAACCCCGCAGCCACTCCCGATGTCCTTCTGGCTATGGAGAAGGGCGGCGCCG ATGTTATTGAGCTCGGCGTTCCGTTCTCTGACCCAATTGCCGATGGCCCTACCATCCAGACTGCCAACACC ATCGCTCTCCAGCATGGCGTGACCACCGAGGGCGTCCTCGACATGGTCCGCGTGGCCCGCAAGCGTGGCCTCAAGGCTCCCATTCTCCTCATGGGCTActacaaccccctcctcagctACGGCGAGGAGCGACTCCTCAAGGACTGCAAGGAAGCCGGTGTCAATGGCTTCATCATTGTCGATCTGCCCCCCGAAGAGGCCGTCTCCTTCCGCAGACTCTGCACCCGCGGCGGTCTCTCCTACGTCCCCCTCATTGCTCCCGCCACCTCGGATGCCCGCATGCGTATCCTCTGCCAGCTCGCCGACTCCTTCATCTACGTCGTCTCTCGCCAGGGCGTCACCGGTGCTAGTGGCACCCTGAACGCTCACTTGCCGGAGCTCCTCGCCCGTGTGAAGAAGTACAGTGGCGACAAGCCCGCGGCCGTCGGTTTCGGTGTCAGCACTCGCGATCACTTCCAGTCCGTGTCTCAGCTTGcagatggtgttgtcgtcggcAGTCAGATTGTTACTACCATTATGAACGCCGCCGAGAACGAGATCAACAAGGCTGTCCAGGAGTACTGCGGTTACCTTTGCGGtcgcaccacctcccccgaggaggaggccaccCGCGAGGTTGGCATTctcgaggccatcaacggTGCTCAGGAGACTGGAGATGTGTCCGTGGATGCTGTCATCAAGGAGACGGATGACCTTGTTGCCCAGCTCGACATGACCAACTCTGATCTCCCCAAGCGTTTCGGTGAGTTTGGTGGCCAGTACGTCCCCGAGTCCCTGATGGACTGCCTTTCTGAGCTTGAGGACGGCTtcaacaagatcaaagaTGACCCGGCTTTCTGGGAGGAGTACCGCTCCTACTACCCCTGGATGGGCCGCCCCGGTCACCTCCATCTTGCTGAGCGCCTGACGGAACACGCTGGTGGTGCGAACATCTGGCTTAAGAGAGAGGATCTCAACCACACCGGTTCCCACAAGATCAACAATGCCCTCGGTCAGCTCCTTCTCGCCAGGAGATTGGGCAAGACCAAGATTATTGCCGAGACCGGTGCCGGCCAGCACGGTGTAGCCACAGCTACCGTCTGTGCTAAGTTCGGCATGGAGTGCACCGTTTTCATGGGCGCTGAGGATGTTCGCCGCCAGGCTCTTAATGTGTTCCGCATGAAGCTTCTCGGCGCCAAGGTCGTTGCCGTCGAGGCTGGCAGTCGCACCCTCCGCGACGCCGTCAACGAGGCTCTCCGCTCTTGGGTCGTCAACCTCGAGGACACCCATTACATCATTGGATCTGCCATCGGtccccaccccttccccaccatTGTCCGCACCTTCCAGTCCGTCATTGGCAGAGAGACCAAGCAGCAGATGCTCGAGAAGCGTGGCAAGCTCCCCGATGCCGTCGTTGCTTGCGTCGGTGGCGGCTCCAACGCCGTCGGCATGTTCTACCCCTTCGCCGAGGACAAGAGCGTCAAGATGTTGGGCGtggaggctggtggtgacggtgtcgATACCCTTCGCCACAGTGCCACTCTCACTGCTGGCTCCAAGGGTGTTCTCCACGGCGTCCGGACCTATATCCTCCAGAATGAGCACGGCCAGATCGACGAGACCCACTCCGTCTCCGCCGGTCTCGACTACCCCGGCGTCGGCCCCGAGTTGTCCAACTGGAAGGATACCGACCGTGCCAAGTTCATTGCTTGCACTGATGCCCAGGCCTTTATTGGTTTCCGTCTGATGAGTCAGCTTGAGGGTATCATTCCCGCCCTTGAGTCTT
- the PRM1 gene encoding plasma membrane fusion protein prm1 (BUSCO:EOG09261VUC; EggNog:ENOG503NWR5; COG:S), whose product MTYDEKGRAGGPTPVPPVPASLNANSWEMIDLDRSQQNQAAPKLQPHAHTDPTVTPYLGLRARLSQLWFNRWTVLLILVLVRVLLLTGSLNDNIGDAKVKALSACTKVEDVGSAMASMPHYLSVGVNSMAAEGIEKAVSAMVQILMLILTGVENLVYFVINMYVGTWACLIAALIHGALEVGAKGIEAATKFMNDAIGTLTGQISETIEDVQKALENVGDAVGNFAGSLIGPISIPKIDISRPLADLKDININSTDMVDSIVKLDKKVPTFDQVENFTKNAIGIPFQFVREQLNSSFGNYQFDKTVFPVAQKQALSFCSSNSFLNDFFQSLFEIIAKAKIAFLVAIPILAVLAIILVGWIEIRRWRKEKERAKVFTEHGFDPMDVVYIAGRPMTAGAGIWLGKRFRMTGKNHLLARWMVAYATSLPALFVLALAMAGFFSCFCQYLMLRAIQNKAPELATQVGNFAEDVVGTLQAVSTDWSDGANGVILGLQNDINNDVLGYVTNATKAVNNTLNTFEDEISKAVEAVFKDTVLFNVAKDIVGCVILRKIDTVEKGLTWVHDHAKVTLPLFRNDMFSAGANDSVNGDGELTSFLATPASVTTDEITDAVAKVVSKLQSGIVQEALISLALLLVYVIIVLGGVVYALVRMTQNDKTRGLGGDRWGVKFGSRPNSFAPGDTAANRRHQRDVQADEQEEPSAYHDYRQEVVYAGSVKRGKVESEKWNTHARKSSYPTVEDSGYSGR is encoded by the coding sequence ATGACCTACGACGAGAAGGGCAGGGCTGGAGGGCCAACCCCAGTGCCGCCTGTTCCCGCCAGCCTCAACGCCAACTCCTGGGAGATGATCGATCTCGATAGAAGTCAGCAAAATCAGGCCGCTCCCAAGCTTCAACCACACGCCCACACCGATCCCACCGTCACTCCTTACCTCGGCCTCCGCGCCAGGCTCTCTCAGCTCTGGTTCAACCGCTGGACcgttctcctcatcctcgtcctcgtccgcgtcctcctcctcaccggcaGCCTCAACGACAATATCGGCGATGCCAAAGTCAAAGCTCTCTCAGCATGCACCAAGGTCGAAGATGTCGGGAGTGCCATGGCGTCCATGCCTCATTACTTGTCTGTGGGTGTCAACtcgatggcggcggagggaATTGAGAAGGCTGTTTCTGCCATGGTTCAGATCCTGATGTTGATCCTCACTGGGGTCGAGAACCTGGTTTACTTTGTCATCAACATGTACGTTGGCACATGGGCCTGTCTCATTGCTGCTCTTATCCACGGTGCCCTCGAGGTTGGCGCTAAGGGCATCGAGGCGGCAACAAAGTTCATGAACGATGCCATTGGCACCCTCACTGGTCAGATTTCAGAGACTATCGAGGATGTACAGAAAGCTCTCGAGAACGTCGGTGATGCAGTCGGCAATTTCGCAGGCAGCTTGATCGGCCCCATTTCGATTCCTAAGATTGACATCAGCCGCCCCCTTGCCGACCTCAAggacatcaacatcaactcGACGGATATGGTTGATAGCATCGTcaagctcgacaagaagGTGCCTACCTTCGACCAGGTAGAGAATTTCACCAAGAACGCCATTGGCATCCCGTTCCAGTTCGTCAGAGAGCAGCTCAACTCCAGCTTTGGCAACTACCAGTTCGACAAGACCGTCTTCCCCGTTGCGCAGAAGCAGGCTCTTTCATTCTGCTCGTCCAACTCGTTCCTCAATGACTTTTTCCAATCGCTCTTCGAGATCATCGCCAAAGCCAAAATTGCCTTCTTGGTAGCCATCCCTATTCTGGCCGTTCTGGCCATCATCCTCGTGGGCTGGATTGAGATTCGCCGCTGgagaaaggagaaggagagggccAAAGTGTTTACCGAGCATGGCTTCGACCCGATGGATGTGGTCTATATTGCTGGCCGGCCGATGACTGCTGGTGCGGGAATCTGGCTTGGGAAGCGGTTCAGGATGACTGGCAAGAACCACCTTCTGGCGCGGTGGATGGTGGCCTATGCCACTTCGCTGCCGGCGCTGTTCGTTCTTGCCTTGGCCATGGCTGGGTTCTTTAGCTGCTTCTGCCAGTACTTGATGCTGAGGGCTATCCAGAATAAGGCTCCGGAGCTCGCTACTCAAGTCGGCAACTTTGCCGAAGATGTTGTTGGCACATTACAGGCTGTCTCGACGGACTGGTCGGATGGTGCGAACGGAGTGATCCTGGGCCTGCAGAacgacatcaacaacgacgTCCTCGGTTACGTCACCAACGCCACGAAGGCCGTCAACAACACTCTCAACACCTTTGAAGACGAGATCAGCAAGGCGGTCGAGGCTGTCTTCAAAGACACCGTTCTGTTCAACGTGGCCAAGGACATCGTTGGCTGTGTCATTTTGCGAAAGATTGACACGGTTGAGAAGGGGCTGACGTGGGTGCATGACCACGCCAAGGTGACACTGCCGCTCTTCCGCAATGATATGTTCAGTGCCGGAGCCAACGACAGCGTCAATGGCGACGGTGAGCTGACCAGCTTCCTGGCTACGCCTGCTAGTGTCACGACGGATGAGATTACGGACGCGGTGGCCAAGGTCGTGAGCAAGCTGCAGAGCGGCATCGTTCAAGAGGCGCTCATCTCGCTGGCACTTCTTCTGGTTTATGTCATCATTGTTCTTGGGGGTGTGGTCTACGCGCTGGTCAGGATGACGCAGAACGACAAGACACGCGGTCTGGGCGGTGACAGATGGGGCGTGAAGTTTGGGAGCAGACCTAACAGTTTTGCTCCTGGCGACACAGCCGCCAACAGACGACACCAACGAGATGTCCAGGCAGACGAGCAGGAAGAGCCGAGTGCGTATCATGACTACCGACAAGAGGTAGTTTATGCCGGGAGCGTCAAGAGGGGGAAGGTCGAGTCGGAGAAGTGGAATACGCATGCGAGAAAGAGCAGTTACCCTACTGTTGAGGATTCCGGGTACTCTGGCCGATAG
- a CDS encoding hypothetical protein (COG:J; BUSCO:EOG09263ZBJ; EggNog:ENOG503P4V8): MSALLPARTCLRAATTTTTTTGTFTLPIRSFSTTPSQLYNQNRPSGGPIPSPTGQAPHIPPYPLGPRLYYKQSNTGLYGHATIRYGNNVSEKNEIKTRRTWRPNVHRKRLFSLSLRTWVQTRLTTRVLRTIDKVGGLDEYLLGIKSNRIKELGPWGWRLRWRIMQTRAVKQRFAAERKQLGLVDGVLEKQVREENKRYKMEQKQIQFYTKKKLGLMGSEASTGQHVLPDGRVVDEAGREAYIKETDAILAETGSEQILELGEVEVAKDEGFMKEKPAPKKAPKKAKV; the protein is encoded by the coding sequence ATGTcagccctcctcccagcgAGAACCTGCCTCCGCGCGGCGAcaaccaccactaccaccaccggcacattcaccctccccatccgctccttctccaccaccccctcccaactctACAACCAAAACAGACCTTCCGGCGGCCCCATCCCCTCGCCCACTGGCCAAGCCCCCCATATCCCCCCCTACCCTCTCGGACCCCGCCTCTACTACAAGCAGTCCAACACCGGCCTCTACGGCCACGCCACCATCCGCTACGGCAACAACGTCTCCGAGAAGAACGAGATCAAGACCCGCCGAACATGGCGCCCCAACGTCCACCGCAAGCgcctcttttccctctccctccgcaCCTGGGTCCAGACGAGGCTGACCACCCGGGTCCTCCGGACCATTGACAAGGTCGGCGGGCTGGATGAGTACCTCTTGGGGATCAAGTCCAACAGAATCAAGGAGCTGGGTCCGTGGGGCTGGAGGTTACGCTGGAGAATCATGCAGACCAGGGCTGTCAAGCAGAGGTTCGCCGCCGAGAGGAAacagttggggttggtggacggggtgttggagaagcaggtgagggaggagaacaagaggTACAAAATGGAGCAGAAGCAGATTCAGTTTTataccaagaagaagctgggtTTGATGGGGTCGGAAGCGTCGACTGGGCAGCATGTGCTTCcggatgggagggtggtggatgaggcggGCAGGGAGGCGTATATCAAGGAGACGGATGCCATATTGGCGGAGACAGGTAGTGAGCAGATTCTCGAACTGggcgaggtcgaggtggcCAAGGATGAGGGCTTCATGAAGGAGAAGCCTGCACCGAAGAAGGCCCCTAAGAAGGCGAAGGTGTAG
- a CDS encoding hypothetical protein (EggNog:ENOG503P48N) encodes MIPPIDDLVLQQNPEFAALYTTLTTVILNPDASTRKDPKAKKRAAELDTHRLKTAKHHLLINAISTAHPTTEQPPPPAQEKPSLLRHRSTRSRSESQPLKPSDPLPPPLPLAQPKPPPLPQSLLDLLLLLPPLLSPSSPIPPSQLPLLLSSPPFSLLPSHVPLLSSFLSQTLHTSALTLARLSQPNTNPSFLHRSIPSLPAFTLTQLETLHHKKYSLLRSRLSLAVSVSNLLNQQILILSKLIRSLEAKHGPVSRWLEYSASERALVAQKQELEIKSVSRALKKEVYSPEVATALGNYSRHLRDAKSRLEERIKGLEGELGEYHHQDASTEREKTRKMREMARVYADMGRQLDEVRKDLERLDTA; translated from the exons ATGATACCCCCTATTGACGATCTGGTTCTGCAGCAAAATCCCGAATTTGCAGCTCTTtacaccaccctcacaaCAGTCATCCTCAATCCCGATGCCTCCACACGAAAAGACCCCAAGGCCAAAAAGCGAGCTGCG GAACTCGACACCCACCGGCTCAAAACAGCCaaacatcacctcctcatcaacgccatctccaccgcccacccaacaacagaacaaccaccccctccagctcaagaaaaaccatccctcctccgccaccgctcaacccgctcccgctccgaATCCCAACCCCTGAAACCATCCGATCCCCTCccgccacccctccccctggcccaaccaaaaccccctcccctccctcagtccctcctcgacctcctcctcctcctacccccccttttgtcccccagctcccccatccctccctcccagctccccctcttgctatcctcccccccattctccctcctcccctcccacgtccccctcctctcctcgttCTTGTCTCAAACCCTCCACACCAGCGCCTTAACCCTCGCCCGCCTCTcccaaccaaacaccaacccctccttcctccaccgctccatcccttccctcccagccttcaccctcacccagctcgaaaccctccaccacaagaaatactccctcctccgctcccgcctctccctcgccgtctcggtcagcaacctcctcaatcagcaaatcctcatcctctccaagctgATCAGGTCCCTCGAGGCCAAACACGGTCCCGTATCTCGATGGCTAGAATACTCGGCCTCCGAAAGGGCCCTCGTCGCGCAGAAGCAAGAGCTCGAGATCAAATCTGTCAGTCGGGCGCTCAAAAAAGAGGTTTACAGTCCAGAGGTCGCCACGGCGTTGGGGAATTACTCTCGACATCTGAGGGATGCCAAGTCGCGGTTAGAAGAGAGAATCaaggggctggagggggagctgggggagtatcaccaccaagacgcAAGCacggaaagggaaaagacgAGGAAAATGAGGGAAATGGCGAGGGTGTATGCTGACATGGGGAGGCAGTTGGACGAGGTCAGAAAggatttggagaggttggataCTGCTTGA